From one Pseudobdellovibrionaceae bacterium genomic stretch:
- a CDS encoding response regulator, which produces MIDEMTMKIPRKKPLIFIVDDEPMLLETFSSLLSESYNTRGFESPKAFLSYIDDPNSIHPDLLISDFMMPGITGTEMISQAIERGMDFPSILLSGNLDKESVIQAVNIGVFKVFEKPIRTDVLMGAIDQLLIEHEISRAREEIRCITKQLREVYSNFRLITEAHLPSEIIENLKNMIDSGGSGAQAAPIGSFDDLMDQLESRLEILLNTEAALQELRHNKVRASA; this is translated from the coding sequence ATGATTGACGAAATGACGATGAAAATTCCAAGGAAAAAGCCCCTCATATTTATTGTAGATGATGAGCCCATGTTGCTTGAGACCTTCTCAAGTCTGTTGTCGGAATCTTACAACACCAGAGGCTTTGAAAGCCCTAAGGCTTTTCTCTCCTATATTGACGATCCGAACTCAATTCATCCAGATCTGTTGATTTCGGACTTTATGATGCCGGGAATTACGGGGACGGAGATGATCTCTCAGGCGATCGAGCGGGGCATGGATTTCCCCTCCATCTTGTTGTCGGGAAACTTGGACAAAGAGAGTGTTATCCAGGCTGTTAACATCGGAGTCTTCAAAGTTTTTGAAAAGCCCATTCGTACTGATGTTTTGATGGGAGCCATTGATCAACTGTTGATTGAACATGAAATCAGCCGGGCGCGTGAGGAGATTCGTTGCATCACCAAGCAGCTTCGTGAGGTCTATTCCAATTTTAGGTTGATCACCGAAGCTCACTTACCTTCTGAAATCATCGAGAATCTTAAAAATATGATCGACAGCGGTGGAAGTGGCGCTCAGGCGGCACCAATTGGATCATTCGATGATTTGATGGATCAGTTGGAAAGTCGACTGGAAATACTTTTGAACACAGAGGCCGCTCTGCAGGAGCTTCGCCACAATAAAGTGAGGGCCTCTGCATGA
- a CDS encoding S8/S53 family peptidase gives MARGSLVIPIILAVSVIGCTANRRAKPQVLPQGNRIAECPVVDKGSEPVIAAGKLTPLWAQEYIGADLAKERLAQIADRKLVGVGVIDSGYIPKNLKHKVPADAVLRITAEGTNNPWGPSNWLFNEDHANLVTNLILHPRYGSALDGEIAAVAGRGGDQDFKKTVQLFSLSRAKIINMSVLIDAHEAPLKNLSQFADQGRILVVASGNDYPRKLGFAVNSLRAVVVGSMAPDGLVSDFSMQGKKVTVLGPSDFFVYTTVHDEKPELFSGTSGAAPLVSGSLMNVASLLPEVTYDQTEELLRESSIPLPSNRDFMSNNGFGLVNAYKMLRLAEEVRAVSPLATQVDMRRALRKVDLSRESQSEFAKAMSLIGHQDCGQVVEGFKSLRRSFLLDHTGPARAVLAEAYRSLGYDINSRFFELVDPEMTSQELAERVLDESLGTSNMIFAAGLDKEFGLGEEIKGVRGYNFASRFSPGSPVVRLARERVEGLAGFSRVERAYWLYERGLDLYRSSQDGLRPDERKKLMGYELARLRSIYYEAEPFRDWLRFLSDPDPEIRKMAYDVISFEIYLFEREKSFALDSFGEWKIDQLAQEISLKFGMALAKESDQTLADAVWADIEENMDGIDVDSKDFLLLSLLSTNPEGPLSGAARDEIEDMSCGALRIAVEAFWNNTVIKESRLDQVYNLAKEQKDKTCQPGQ, from the coding sequence ATGGCGCGCGGGAGCCTTGTTATTCCTATAATTTTAGCTGTGAGTGTGATCGGCTGTACGGCGAATCGGCGTGCGAAACCTCAGGTTTTACCTCAGGGCAATCGCATTGCTGAGTGTCCTGTGGTCGACAAGGGGTCAGAACCTGTCATCGCGGCGGGAAAACTAACACCTTTGTGGGCCCAGGAGTATATTGGTGCTGACTTGGCCAAAGAGCGATTGGCACAAATTGCGGATCGAAAACTTGTTGGCGTGGGGGTCATCGACTCAGGTTACATTCCGAAAAACCTCAAGCACAAAGTTCCGGCTGATGCAGTTCTGCGTATAACCGCTGAGGGGACTAACAATCCATGGGGTCCGTCAAATTGGCTTTTCAATGAGGACCACGCCAATCTTGTTACCAATCTAATCCTTCATCCTCGCTATGGTTCGGCACTTGATGGCGAAATTGCCGCCGTTGCCGGCCGGGGAGGGGACCAGGACTTTAAGAAGACGGTTCAGCTATTTTCATTATCGCGGGCCAAAATCATCAATATGTCGGTGCTAATCGATGCCCATGAAGCGCCCCTGAAAAATCTAAGTCAGTTTGCTGATCAGGGGCGAATTCTCGTTGTGGCTTCGGGTAATGACTATCCTCGCAAACTGGGATTTGCCGTAAATTCCCTAAGGGCGGTGGTGGTCGGTTCCATGGCTCCAGATGGTTTAGTCAGCGATTTCTCCATGCAGGGGAAAAAGGTCACTGTTCTTGGGCCCTCAGATTTTTTTGTCTATACCACTGTCCACGACGAAAAGCCCGAACTCTTTAGCGGCACTAGTGGGGCTGCCCCACTGGTCTCTGGGAGTCTTATGAACGTGGCCAGCCTTCTTCCGGAAGTCACCTATGATCAGACCGAGGAGCTCCTGAGAGAGTCGTCGATCCCGCTGCCATCTAATAGGGATTTCATGTCTAACAACGGGTTTGGACTTGTCAATGCTTACAAAATGCTTCGACTGGCTGAAGAAGTTAGGGCAGTCAGCCCGCTCGCCACTCAGGTTGATATGCGTAGAGCATTGCGGAAAGTTGATTTAAGCCGTGAGTCGCAGAGCGAATTCGCGAAGGCCATGTCGTTGATTGGACACCAGGATTGTGGCCAGGTGGTAGAGGGTTTTAAGTCACTCCGTCGCTCCTTTTTGTTGGATCACACGGGACCTGCTCGGGCTGTCCTCGCTGAGGCCTACAGATCTTTGGGTTACGATATCAATTCCCGATTCTTTGAATTGGTCGATCCCGAGATGACGAGTCAGGAGCTGGCCGAGAGAGTTCTTGATGAGTCTTTAGGAACTTCCAACATGATTTTTGCAGCCGGGTTGGACAAAGAATTCGGCCTGGGCGAAGAGATAAAAGGAGTTAGGGGCTACAACTTCGCGTCTCGATTTTCTCCTGGATCTCCAGTTGTGCGACTGGCGAGAGAGCGGGTTGAAGGGTTGGCAGGATTTTCTAGAGTCGAGAGAGCTTATTGGCTTTATGAAAGAGGCCTTGATCTTTACCGTAGTTCACAAGATGGCCTGAGGCCAGATGAGCGCAAAAAACTAATGGGCTATGAGCTGGCGAGACTACGATCGATCTACTATGAGGCCGAGCCGTTTCGGGATTGGCTGCGGTTCTTGAGTGATCCAGATCCGGAGATTCGTAAAATGGCTTACGATGTAATCAGCTTTGAGATCTATCTATTTGAGCGTGAGAAGTCCTTTGCTCTGGATTCTTTTGGGGAGTGGAAGATTGATCAGCTGGCTCAGGAAATCAGCCTGAAATTTGGTATGGCCTTAGCTAAGGAGAGCGACCAAACATTGGCGGATGCGGTCTGGGCAGATATTGAGGAGAACATGGATGGAATCGATGTAGATTCGAAAGACTTTCTTCTGCTCTCCCTGTTATCAACCAATCCTGAGGGCCCCCTGTCTGGAGCTGCTCGCGATGAAATCGAGGATATGTCCTGTGGAGCTCTTCGTATTGCAGTTGAGGCCTTTTGGAACAATACGGTGATCAAAGAGAGCCGCTTGGATCAGGTCTACAACCTGGCAAAAGAGCAGAAGGACAAGACCTGTCAGCCCGGTCAGTAG
- the rpsN gene encoding 30S ribosomal protein S14: MATLGAVSKNNRRKQLSAKQGPVRKALRKQSLDPNLSEEEREQAFLKLQKLPKNGNPIRVRNRCHLTGRPRGNLRKFGLSRLSFREMAHLGKIPGVTKASW, from the coding sequence ATGGCGACATTAGGTGCAGTTTCAAAGAACAACCGCAGAAAGCAGTTATCTGCTAAACAGGGTCCTGTCCGTAAAGCATTACGCAAACAGTCTTTGGATCCAAATCTTTCTGAAGAAGAGCGCGAGCAGGCTTTCTTGAAGTTGCAGAAGCTTCCTAAGAACGGAAACCCCATTCGCGTGCGCAACCGTTGTCACCTGACTGGTCGTCCTCGCGGTAACCTGCGCAAGTTTGGTCTTTCTCGTTTGAGCTTTCGTGAGATGGCTCATCTTGGAAAGATTCCTGGTGTGACTAAGGCGAGCTGGTAA
- a CDS encoding carboxymuconolactone decarboxylase family protein, translating into MSDISWLKHKQIQDYPWWVRLLLRGQMKKYGTPLFPTLYWGRSPMALLLFTLFFKFFERRKSPLEPALRSLIMVRISQVNWCSFCVDMNSLFLLERAQAIHKLEDLHSWPTSTHFSEKEKAALAYAEAVTRPDQSVPIDIRENLKQYFSEDEIVELTALIGYQNLSSKFNYALSIPAQGLCEMRTAPLPITDEEPQG; encoded by the coding sequence ATGTCTGATATTTCGTGGTTAAAACACAAACAAATCCAGGATTATCCATGGTGGGTTCGCCTCCTTTTGCGCGGACAAATGAAAAAGTATGGTACACCCTTGTTCCCAACACTGTACTGGGGCCGCTCACCCATGGCCCTTTTGCTGTTCACCCTGTTTTTTAAGTTTTTTGAACGACGCAAATCCCCGCTTGAACCCGCGCTTCGATCACTGATTATGGTGCGCATTTCCCAGGTCAACTGGTGCAGCTTTTGTGTCGATATGAATTCTTTGTTTTTGCTGGAAAGGGCTCAAGCCATTCACAAACTGGAGGATCTCCACAGCTGGCCCACCAGCACGCATTTTAGCGAAAAAGAAAAGGCCGCTCTCGCCTACGCTGAGGCCGTCACCCGACCGGATCAGTCGGTTCCCATCGATATTCGGGAAAACCTAAAACAATACTTTAGCGAAGACGAGATCGTTGAGCTGACCGCCCTTATTGGATATCAAAATCTTTCCAGCAAGTTCAATTACGCCTTGAGCATCCCGGCGCAGGGTTTGTGTGAGATGCGCACGGCACCGCTACCGATCACGGACGAAGAACCCCAAGGCTAA